In Triplophysa rosa linkage group LG7, Trosa_1v2, whole genome shotgun sequence, the following proteins share a genomic window:
- the gnb1b gene encoding guanine nucleotide binding protein (G protein), beta polypeptide 1b: MSELDQLRQEAEQLKNQIRDARKACADATLSQITANIDPVGRIQMRTRRTLRGHLAKIYAMHWGTDSRLLVSASQDGKLIIWDSYTTNKVHAIPLRSSWVMTCAYAPSGNYVACGGLDNICSIYSLKTREGNVRVSRELAGHTGYLSCCRFLDDNQIVTSSGDTTCALWDIETGQQTTTFAGHTGDVMSLSLAPDTRLFVSGACDASAKLWDVREGMCRQTFTGHESDINAICFFPNGNAFATGSDDATCRLFDLRADQELMVYSHDNIICGITSVAFSKSGRLLLAGYDDFNCNVWDTLKADRAGVLAGHDNRVSCLGVTDDGMAVATGSWDSFLKIWN, from the exons ATGAGTGAACTGGACCAGTTACGCCAGGAGGCCGAGCAGCTCAAGAACCAGATCAGA GATGCGAGGAAAGCTTGTGCAGATGCTACACTATCACAG ATCACAGCCAACATCGACCCTGTTGGCCGGATCCAGATGCGCACGAGGAGAACACTGCGAGGACATTTGGCTAAAATCTACGCCATGCACTGGGGCACAGACTCCAG GCTTCTGGTCAGTGCCTCGCAGGATGGAAAACTCATTATTTGGGACAGTTACACCACAAATAAG GTTCATGCCATTCCTCTGCGTTCGTCCTGGGTGATGACCTGTGCCTACGCTCCCTCGGGTAACTATGTGGCCTGTGGAGGACTGGACAACATCTGCTCCATCTACAGCCTGAAGACTCGCGAGGGGAACgtgcgtgtcagccgtgagctgGCCGGACACACAG GATATCTCTCCTGCTGCCGCTTCCTTGATGACAACCAGATTGTTACAAGTTCTGGTGACACCACCTG TGCTCTCTGGGACATTGAGACCGGTCAGCAGACCACCACGTTTGCGGGACACACCGGTGATGTCATGAGTCTCTCTCTGGCTCCAGACACCAGGCTGTTCGTGTCCGGGGCCTGCGATGCCTCTGCCAAACTCTGGGACGTCCGTGAAGGCATGTGCAGACAGACCTTCACCGGTCACGAGTCCGACATCAACGCCATATGT TTCTTCCCCAATGGCAACGCTTTTGCCACCGGCTCCGATGACGCCACCTGCCGTCTGTTTGACCTGCGTGCCGACCAAGAGCTCATGGTGTATTCCCACGACAACATCATCTGCGGCATAACCTCCGTGGCCTTCTCCAAGAGCGGCCGCCTGTTGCTCGCCGGCTACGACGACTTCAACTGTAACGTGTGGGACACCCTGAAGGCCGACCGCGCCG GTGTGCTGGCCGGCCATGACAACCGAGTAAGCTGTCTGGGTGTAACTGATGATGGGATGGCAGTGGCTACAGGGTCCTGGGACAGCTTCCTCAAAATCTGGAACTGA
- the si:ch211-161c3.6 gene encoding high mobility group AT-hook 2b isoform X3 produces the protein MCALYCSGIRMDVAETEASHAESPVPKRSRGRPRKPPQECEEASAPRRPRGRPKGSKSKGQRVTARSRQERGDLEEDHENGHRKRLLWKKSSLLILR, from the exons ATGTGCGCACTGTACTGTTCTGGGATCAGGATGGATGTGGCAGAGACCGAAGCGAGTCACGCGGAGTCACCGGTTCCCAAACGCAGCAGAGGACGACCTCGCAAACCACCACAG GAGTGTGAGGAAGCTTCTGCTCCCAGACGCCCGAGAGGACGACCAAAGGGCAGTAAAAGTAAAGGCCAGCGCGTCACAGCGAGG AGCCGACAGGAGAGAGGAGACCTCGAGGAAGACCACGAAAATGG CCACAGAAAACGGCTCCTCTGGAAGAAAAGCAG TCTTCTGATCCTGAGGTGA
- the si:ch211-161c3.5 gene encoding uncharacterized protein C3orf18 homolog, with product MTTVKPDLFTSPQPLSPFPALPLTTFIPILSTSVEPPTQAENITSRTNETGLNSTQLPVASVEGAGMGVVLVPFGIITVIGLAVVMLLYIRKKKRLEKLRHQLMPMYNFDPAEEQDDLEQELLDHGRDGSPAGPNSKTLSTSQGTTQKPSRLVFTDVTDAINA from the exons ATGACAACGGTCAAACCGGACCTGTTCACTTCACCTCAACCGCTGAGCCCGTTCCCCGCTCTCCCCCTCACCACCTTCATTCCCATCCTCAGCACTTCTGTAGAACCTCCAACCCAAGCGGAGAACATTACGTCCAGAACCAATGAGACGGGCCTGAACTCCACACAGCTGCCCGTGGCATCAGTTGAAGGTGCTGGGATGGGCGTGGTCCTCGTACCCTTCGGCATCATCACGGTCATTGGACTCGCTGTCGTCATG CTTCTGTACATCCGGAAAAAGAAGAG GCTGGAGAAACTCAGACATCAGCTCATGCCCATGTATAACTTTGATCCGGCCGAAGAACAGGACGATCTGGAACAAGAGCTGTTGGACCACGGACGAGACGGAAGCCCCGCTGGACCAAACTCGAAA ACTCTGAGCACAAGTCAAGGTACGACACAGAAACCCAGTCGACTGGTCTTCACAGATGTGACCGATGCCATAAACGCATGA
- the si:ch211-161c3.6 gene encoding high mobility group AT-hook 2b isoform X2, producing MDVAETEASHAESPVPKRSRGRPRKPPQECEEASAPRRPRGRPKGSKSKGQRVTARVEPTGERRPRGRPRKWPQKTAPLEEKQSSDPEVKGAESSEDPVTQTPPSPSPPQESV from the exons ATGGATGTGGCAGAGACCGAAGCGAGTCACGCGGAGTCACCGGTTCCCAAACGCAGCAGAGGACGACCTCGCAAACCACCACAG GAGTGTGAGGAAGCTTCTGCTCCCAGACGCCCGAGAGGACGACCAAAGGGCAGTAAAAGTAAAGGCCAGCGCGTCACAGCGAGG gTAGAGCCGACAGGAGAGAGGAGACCTCGAGGAAGACCACGAAAATGG CCACAGAAAACGGCTCCTCTGGAAGAAAAGCAG TCTTCTGATCCTGAGGTGAAAGGGGCGGAGTCATCAGAAGATCCGGTCACTCAGACTCCGCCTTCTCCTTCACCGCCACAGGAGAGCGTTTAA
- the si:ch211-161c3.6 gene encoding high mobility group AT-hook 2b isoform X1 has protein sequence MCALYCSGIRMDVAETEASHAESPVPKRSRGRPRKPPQECEEASAPRRPRGRPKGSKSKGQRVTARVEPTGERRPRGRPRKWPQKTAPLEEKQSSDPEVKGAESSEDPVTQTPPSPSPPQESV, from the exons ATGTGCGCACTGTACTGTTCTGGGATCAGGATGGATGTGGCAGAGACCGAAGCGAGTCACGCGGAGTCACCGGTTCCCAAACGCAGCAGAGGACGACCTCGCAAACCACCACAG GAGTGTGAGGAAGCTTCTGCTCCCAGACGCCCGAGAGGACGACCAAAGGGCAGTAAAAGTAAAGGCCAGCGCGTCACAGCGAGG gTAGAGCCGACAGGAGAGAGGAGACCTCGAGGAAGACCACGAAAATGG CCACAGAAAACGGCTCCTCTGGAAGAAAAGCAG TCTTCTGATCCTGAGGTGAAAGGGGCGGAGTCATCAGAAGATCCGGTCACTCAGACTCCGCCTTCTCCTTCACCGCCACAGGAGAGCGTTTAA